Proteins found in one Microbacterium sp. LWS13-1.2 genomic segment:
- a CDS encoding WHG domain-containing protein, protein MPTPERTSYAEIIAAGRDLLEESGPAGLTMQRVADRVGVRAPSLYKRVRDRDALIEAVAAATVDDLAARLEASDRSLEGLARAYRALAQSRPEGFRLMFATAAPPELLARAGLTIVDSAAVIAGEEHALDAARLVTAWATGFIHMELAGAFRLGGDVNAAFEYGLVALRRGLGG, encoded by the coding sequence ATGCCGACACCGGAGCGCACGTCGTACGCCGAGATCATCGCCGCCGGACGAGATCTCCTCGAGGAGTCCGGGCCCGCGGGTCTCACGATGCAGCGGGTCGCGGACCGCGTGGGCGTGCGTGCGCCGTCGCTCTACAAACGGGTCCGCGATCGCGACGCGCTCATCGAGGCGGTGGCGGCGGCGACCGTGGACGATCTGGCGGCCCGGCTCGAGGCATCCGATCGCTCTCTTGAAGGGCTCGCCCGCGCGTACCGGGCCCTGGCGCAGAGCCGCCCCGAGGGGTTCCGCCTGATGTTCGCCACGGCGGCGCCCCCGGAGCTGCTCGCCCGCGCGGGTCTCACCATCGTCGACAGCGCCGCGGTGATCGCCGGCGAGGAGCATGCGCTGGACGCGGCGCGCCTGGTGACGGCATGGGCGACGGGGTTCATCCACATGGAGCTCGCCGGTGCGTTCCGCCTCGGCGGCGACGTCAACGCCGCCTTCGAGTACGGACTCGTCGCGCTGCGGCGAGGACTCGGCGGCTGA
- a CDS encoding MBL fold metallo-hydrolase: MKLAPHLHRIGNDIVAAYLVVTDDGVTVVDAGLPGHWKDLVRELGSLGLMPADVKGVVLTHGDSDHIGFAERLRRDHGVPVYVHEADAERARTGEKPKVATGPMKLGPTLGFFAYALRKRAMPTTYVSEVVEVHDGDVLDLPGSPVIIGMPGHSPGSVAVHVPLVDAVFVGDALTTRHVLTGHEGMQPAPFTDDPDDASASLDRLAGISASWVLPGHGAPWQGSPVDVAAAVRSRAA; the protein is encoded by the coding sequence ATGAAGCTCGCACCGCACCTGCACCGCATCGGCAACGACATCGTCGCCGCCTACCTCGTCGTCACCGACGACGGGGTCACCGTCGTCGACGCGGGTCTTCCCGGTCACTGGAAGGACCTCGTGCGCGAGCTCGGCAGTCTCGGCCTGATGCCTGCCGACGTGAAGGGCGTCGTACTTACCCACGGCGACAGCGACCACATCGGGTTCGCCGAGCGCCTGCGCCGCGACCACGGCGTGCCTGTCTACGTGCACGAAGCCGATGCCGAGCGCGCCCGCACCGGCGAGAAGCCGAAAGTCGCCACCGGCCCGATGAAGCTCGGCCCGACCCTGGGCTTCTTCGCCTACGCGCTGCGCAAGCGCGCCATGCCGACGACGTACGTGTCGGAGGTGGTCGAGGTGCATGACGGCGACGTGCTCGACCTCCCCGGCTCCCCCGTGATCATCGGGATGCCCGGTCACTCCCCCGGCAGCGTCGCCGTGCACGTGCCCCTCGTCGATGCGGTGTTCGTCGGCGACGCGCTCACGACGCGTCATGTGCTCACCGGTCACGAGGGCATGCAGCCCGCACCCTTCACCGACGACCCTGACGACGCTTCCGCGTCGCTCGACCGCCTTGCGGGCATCTCGGCATCGTGGGTCCTCCCCGGACACGGTGCGCCCTGGCAGGGATCCCCGGTGGATGTCGCCGCCGCTGTCCGCAGCAGAGCAGCCTGA
- a CDS encoding FAD-binding oxidoreductase, translating to MSLNDLAIDVPRAAIGAAAGELRTALGARVLFPGDAGFDAARTPWNVAVAQHPFAVAFAESADDVVDVVRAATLSGLRVAPQSTGHAAGALAETDLAHTVLVSLRGLRGVAVDPVARTARVLGGSLWNDVLDAAAPHGLTALHGSAGDVSVVGYLLSGGLSFYARAHRLAVNAVRAVEVVTADGTLVRASEDAHPDLFWALRGGSGAFGVVVAIEIDLLPFADVFAGMLLWDASQAAEVSHAWARWTRSAPETTTTSLRIMNFPPMPQLPPFLSGRSVVVIDGAIEETDAAASALLAPLRALQPEIDTFARIPAPALVSIHMDPPEPTPSLTWHAMLDSFPSEAVDAFVRAAGSPGIFVQEVRHLGGAVTRRPVGGGAIASLDGDYLVHSIAMVPVPEAGPAATAAVRAGVAALEPWHVGALALTFIDAPGADRALAFGSAWARLRQLKLAYDPANLFAAARPV from the coding sequence ATGTCCCTCAACGACCTCGCCATCGACGTCCCCCGCGCCGCCATCGGCGCCGCCGCCGGTGAACTGCGCACCGCGCTCGGTGCCCGCGTGCTGTTCCCGGGCGACGCCGGCTTCGACGCCGCGCGAACTCCGTGGAACGTCGCCGTGGCGCAGCATCCGTTTGCCGTCGCGTTTGCGGAATCAGCCGACGATGTCGTCGATGTCGTGCGTGCCGCGACCCTGTCGGGGCTCCGTGTGGCGCCGCAGTCGACCGGCCATGCTGCCGGGGCGCTCGCCGAGACGGATCTCGCGCACACCGTCCTCGTATCGCTCAGGGGCCTCCGCGGCGTCGCGGTCGACCCCGTGGCCCGGACGGCCCGCGTGCTCGGCGGCTCGCTCTGGAACGATGTGCTCGACGCTGCAGCGCCCCACGGTCTCACCGCACTGCACGGCAGCGCCGGGGACGTGTCGGTCGTCGGGTACCTGCTCAGCGGCGGGCTCTCGTTCTACGCCCGTGCACACCGCCTCGCCGTCAATGCGGTGCGCGCCGTCGAGGTCGTGACGGCCGACGGCACGCTCGTGCGGGCGAGCGAGGACGCGCACCCCGACCTGTTCTGGGCCCTGCGCGGCGGCTCCGGAGCCTTCGGCGTCGTCGTCGCGATCGAGATCGACCTGCTGCCCTTCGCCGACGTCTTCGCCGGCATGCTCCTGTGGGACGCATCTCAGGCCGCCGAGGTCTCGCACGCGTGGGCGCGGTGGACGCGCTCCGCACCGGAGACCACGACCACGTCGCTGCGGATCATGAACTTCCCGCCCATGCCCCAGCTTCCGCCCTTCCTGTCGGGACGCTCGGTGGTCGTCATCGACGGGGCGATCGAAGAGACGGATGCCGCGGCATCCGCTCTGCTCGCACCGCTGCGCGCGCTGCAGCCCGAGATCGACACGTTCGCACGCATCCCCGCGCCGGCGCTCGTCAGCATCCATATGGACCCGCCGGAGCCGACCCCGTCACTGACCTGGCACGCGATGCTCGACTCGTTCCCGTCGGAGGCCGTGGACGCGTTCGTCCGGGCGGCCGGGAGTCCGGGGATCTTCGTGCAGGAGGTGCGGCACCTCGGTGGCGCCGTGACACGGCGGCCGGTCGGAGGCGGCGCCATCGCGTCGCTCGACGGTGACTACCTGGTGCACTCGATCGCGATGGTGCCGGTGCCGGAGGCCGGCCCCGCTGCCACGGCTGCTGTCCGCGCCGGCGTCGCCGCGCTCGAGCCGTGGCACGTCGGCGCACTCGCACTGACGTTCATCGACGCGCCGGGTGCCGACCGCGCCCTCGCCTTCGGTTCGGCGTGGGCCCGCCTGCGTCAGCTCAAGCTCGCATACGACCCGGCCAACCTGTTCGCGGCGGCCCGGCCGGTCTGA
- a CDS encoding bifunctional nuclease family protein, whose translation MVQVRVAGVALDASGQHVLLLKPVDQLPGDGLVLPIWIGQLEATSILVAVENADVPRPLAHDLMGLMLAALDASATRVEVTRIEEGTFFAEITISTPLGDRIVDARPSDAIALASRVGAPMWVADEVLAEAGVPDVLTETDASESLDEFKRFLDEVEPEDFES comes from the coding sequence ATGGTTCAGGTTCGCGTGGCCGGCGTGGCCCTCGACGCCTCGGGGCAGCACGTGCTGCTGCTCAAGCCGGTGGATCAGCTTCCCGGCGACGGGCTCGTGCTGCCGATCTGGATCGGGCAGCTCGAGGCGACCTCGATCCTCGTCGCGGTGGAGAACGCGGATGTGCCACGCCCGCTCGCGCACGACCTGATGGGCCTGATGCTCGCCGCACTGGACGCGTCGGCGACGAGGGTGGAGGTGACCCGCATCGAAGAAGGCACCTTCTTCGCCGAGATCACGATCTCCACCCCCCTCGGTGATCGCATCGTGGATGCGAGGCCGTCGGATGCCATCGCGCTCGCTTCGCGCGTGGGGGCGCCGATGTGGGTGGCGGACGAGGTCCTGGCCGAGGCCGGCGTTCCCGACGTGCTCACCGAGACCGACGCGTCAGAGAGTCTCGACGAGTTCAAGCGCTTCCTCGACGAGGTCGAACCCGAGGACTTCGAGAGCTGA
- a CDS encoding alpha/beta hydrolase produces MRALQPTATGVVDRDGVAVHYEVYGEGSPTVYLLMPDVIVHSRAWKAQIPFLARHFRVVVSDPPGNGLSGTPVSADQMDDPVLIAGQWAVLDAVGAEQAVLVGVCTGAGHSLIMAGQRPERVLGACAINPGLRLTEPLPHRIAFDYDEPRDAYEGWQKQNRHYWKQDWADWSEFFFGQMFPEPHSTKQLEDCVDWSMGSGADMLILEYASTYLAADIASSRAICDAVRCPVLVITGSLDMCQNPLRGPIAADLTGGDLVVIEGGGHLPQARDPVKVNLLLRDFIRRVAPSGRIGP; encoded by the coding sequence ATGCGCGCGCTGCAGCCGACCGCCACCGGCGTCGTCGACCGCGACGGCGTCGCGGTCCACTACGAGGTGTACGGCGAGGGCTCGCCGACGGTGTATCTGCTCATGCCCGACGTCATCGTTCACAGCCGGGCGTGGAAGGCGCAGATCCCCTTCCTGGCGCGGCACTTCCGCGTGGTCGTGAGCGACCCGCCGGGCAACGGGCTGAGCGGCACGCCGGTGTCGGCCGACCAGATGGACGATCCCGTACTGATCGCAGGGCAGTGGGCGGTGCTGGACGCCGTCGGAGCCGAGCAGGCGGTGCTCGTCGGAGTGTGCACCGGCGCCGGGCACTCCCTGATCATGGCCGGGCAGCGACCTGAGCGGGTGCTCGGCGCCTGCGCGATCAACCCGGGTCTGCGGCTGACCGAGCCGCTGCCGCACCGGATCGCGTTCGACTACGACGAGCCCCGCGACGCGTACGAGGGCTGGCAGAAGCAGAACCGCCACTACTGGAAGCAGGACTGGGCGGACTGGTCGGAGTTCTTCTTCGGGCAGATGTTCCCCGAGCCTCATTCGACCAAGCAGCTCGAGGACTGCGTCGACTGGTCGATGGGATCGGGGGCCGACATGCTGATCCTCGAGTACGCGTCGACCTACCTCGCCGCCGACATCGCGTCATCCCGCGCGATCTGCGACGCGGTCCGCTGCCCGGTGCTGGTGATCACGGGTTCGCTCGACATGTGCCAGAACCCGCTGCGCGGTCCGATCGCCGCCGATCTGACCGGCGGCGACCTCGTCGTGATCGAGGGCGGCGGGCACCTGCCTCAGGCGCGCGACCCGGTGAAGGTCAATCTCCTGCTGCGCGACTTCATCAGGCGTGTCGCGCCCTCGGGCCGGATCGGCCCCTGA
- a CDS encoding glycosyltransferase: protein MAAMGNRHTWVRAQRRPRKALFLSSPIGLGHARRDVAIAQELRRLHPDLKMDWLAQHPVTRVLADAGERVHPASALLANESAHIEDESADHDLHAFQAIRRMDEILVNNFMVFNDVVDDTYYDLVIGDEAWDVDYFLHENPELKRFAFAWMTDFVGWLPMPSGGDAEAALTADYNAEMLEQRSRYRRLRDRSIFVGSPDDIVDASFGPGLPDIREWTEAHYEFAGYVTGFAPPTEEERARARARLGYGPDDVLCIVTVGGSGVGHALLQRVMDAVPLARRQLPALRFLVVTGPRIDPSSLPRRQGARVRGFVPDLYLALAACDVAVVQAGLTTCMELAAARRPFLYVPLENHFEQNFHVRHRLERYGAGRCLRYAEASDPAVLAEALVAEVTREVDYRPVETDGAARAAALLAELV, encoded by the coding sequence ATGGCAGCCATGGGCAACCGCCATACCTGGGTCCGGGCGCAGCGCCGCCCGCGGAAGGCCCTGTTCCTCTCCTCGCCGATCGGCCTCGGCCATGCGCGACGCGACGTGGCGATCGCGCAGGAGTTGCGACGCCTCCACCCGGATCTGAAGATGGACTGGCTGGCCCAGCACCCGGTCACCCGGGTGCTGGCGGACGCCGGGGAACGCGTGCACCCGGCATCCGCTCTTCTGGCGAACGAGTCCGCCCACATCGAGGACGAGTCCGCCGACCACGATCTGCACGCCTTCCAGGCGATCCGCCGGATGGACGAGATCCTCGTGAACAACTTCATGGTGTTCAACGACGTCGTCGACGACACCTACTACGACCTCGTGATCGGCGACGAGGCATGGGACGTCGACTACTTCCTGCACGAGAACCCCGAGCTCAAGCGCTTCGCGTTCGCGTGGATGACCGACTTCGTGGGGTGGCTGCCGATGCCGAGCGGCGGGGATGCCGAGGCCGCCCTCACCGCGGACTACAACGCCGAGATGCTCGAGCAGCGGTCGCGGTATCGGCGGCTCCGCGACCGGTCGATCTTCGTCGGCAGCCCTGACGACATCGTGGACGCCTCGTTCGGCCCGGGACTGCCCGACATCCGGGAGTGGACCGAGGCCCACTACGAGTTCGCGGGGTACGTCACCGGCTTCGCGCCACCGACCGAGGAGGAGCGCGCGCGAGCACGCGCCCGCCTCGGATACGGGCCCGACGACGTGCTCTGCATCGTGACCGTCGGCGGCTCCGGCGTCGGCCATGCGCTTCTGCAGAGGGTGATGGATGCCGTTCCTCTCGCGAGGCGGCAGCTCCCGGCACTGCGCTTCCTCGTGGTGACCGGACCGCGCATCGATCCGTCGTCGCTGCCGCGGCGACAGGGCGCGCGGGTACGCGGATTCGTCCCAGACCTGTACCTCGCACTGGCCGCGTGCGACGTCGCCGTCGTGCAGGCCGGCCTGACGACCTGCATGGAGCTCGCCGCCGCCCGCCGTCCCTTCCTCTACGTGCCCCTCGAGAACCACTTCGAGCAGAACTTCCACGTGCGCCACCGACTGGAGCGCTACGGCGCCGGCCGCTGTCTCCGCTACGCGGAGGCGAGTGATCCCGCGGTGCTCGCAGAGGCTCTGGTCGCCGAGGTGACGCGCGAGGTGGACTATCGCCCGGTCGAGACGGACGGCGCGGCGCGCGCCGCGGCGCTGCTCGCGGAGCTGGTCTGA
- a CDS encoding class I SAM-dependent methyltransferase: MSLTVPPTQIDTDKLMNFVFRAVDEVGATLNAALVVMGDKLGYYRDLADHGPSTPAQLAERTQTAEPYAREWLNAQAAGGYVTYDPATRRYTLPAEHAVAMTDPDSAAFLPGFFQIALGTVHDTQHIVDAARSGAGYGWHQHGADVHVGCERFFRPSYHANLVDSWIPALDGVKEKLDAGALVADVGCGHGASTILLAQAFPNSTFVGSDYHAESIETARSRAAEAGVANVRFEVASAQEFGGRGYDLVAMFDSLHDMGDPVGAARRVRDAIADDGTWMIVEPMAGDHVEDNLNPVGRAYYGFSTLLCTPSSLSQDVGLALGTQAGPARIRDVTSAAGFTRFRTVAETPFNRVIEARP; encoded by the coding sequence ATGTCTCTCACCGTCCCACCCACACAGATCGACACCGACAAGCTGATGAACTTCGTGTTCCGCGCCGTCGACGAGGTCGGCGCGACCCTCAACGCCGCACTCGTCGTGATGGGCGACAAGCTCGGGTACTACCGGGACCTCGCCGACCACGGTCCGAGCACGCCGGCGCAGCTCGCCGAGCGCACGCAGACGGCCGAGCCGTACGCACGTGAGTGGCTGAACGCTCAGGCCGCAGGCGGCTACGTCACGTACGACCCGGCGACCAGGCGCTACACGCTGCCCGCCGAACACGCGGTCGCGATGACCGACCCCGACAGCGCGGCCTTCCTTCCCGGCTTCTTCCAGATCGCCCTCGGAACCGTCCACGACACGCAGCACATCGTGGATGCCGCGCGCAGCGGCGCCGGCTACGGCTGGCACCAGCACGGCGCCGACGTGCACGTCGGCTGCGAGCGGTTCTTCCGCCCGAGCTATCACGCCAACCTCGTCGACTCGTGGATCCCGGCGCTCGACGGAGTGAAGGAGAAGCTGGATGCAGGCGCACTCGTCGCCGACGTGGGCTGCGGCCACGGGGCGTCCACGATCCTGCTCGCCCAGGCGTTCCCGAACTCCACGTTCGTGGGCTCGGACTACCACGCCGAATCGATCGAGACGGCGCGCTCCCGGGCAGCGGAGGCGGGAGTGGCGAACGTGCGCTTCGAGGTCGCCTCGGCGCAGGAGTTCGGCGGCCGGGGGTACGACCTCGTCGCGATGTTCGACAGCCTCCACGACATGGGCGATCCGGTGGGGGCCGCGCGCCGCGTGCGCGACGCGATCGCCGACGACGGCACATGGATGATCGTCGAGCCGATGGCCGGCGACCACGTCGAAGACAACCTCAACCCCGTCGGCCGCGCGTACTACGGGTTCTCGACGCTGCTGTGCACGCCGTCGTCGCTGTCGCAGGACGTCGGCCTGGCGCTCGGCACCCAAGCCGGGCCGGCCCGTATCCGCGATGTGACCTCGGCGGCCGGGTTCACCCGGTTCCGCACCGTCGCCGAGACGCCGTTCAATCGCGTCATCGAAGCACGGCCCTGA
- a CDS encoding AAA family ATPase yields the protein MLVGRQAEQQAIDRLGAAARLGTSGVLAVRGEAGVGKTALLEDAVSRLDGMRVLRATGLESEREIPFATLLQLLRPALGALDGIPPMQADAISAALALPGASGPADGRDRFTIGAAVLSLVCRYAEDGPVAVVVDDLHLADEPSSNALVFAARRLAADPVVILFGVRSPEGDDLVADRPSLALSGVDLDSARTILEHAPGDVSDEQVRLLHRATDGNPLAMLELRAADLDVVESIETGLPLRVPRAVIDAFGRRLAGLDAGCRAALLVAAVCGADLRFVADACEAYGVDVAELDAADDLGLIAVRDGRIAFRHPLLRAAVYSGASAHARRAAHRAAADAAPSGDVDRRAWHLSEATSHPDAAIAELLSVAGDHAASRAAYSVASGAFERAARLTPDAGARSARLLKAADAAWEAGDGERAVALLDRRGHDAAPSAAGSAPVDGIRATELRASVAARTGSLREALDILLRAADHATSADAATVALADAVHATYYLGDARTASTLADRIADLRPDVSTTRARALGLMASGMAKTLAGRGGADEIRAAVPLLEGDPELGRDPRRLSWLMLAPLYLRDTTSGVRLRALVDEVRGATGIGALPALLFHVAVDQATTAASWVRAEANFTEAIRLATDTGQTTERAMSLAGLARLDSRAGKADACRTHGEEARAQCAARDIHVGEAWVGHALGDLELSLGRPELAADLFAELIALLGRLGLDDVDLSPGPEYCDALVRVGRRSEALAIAAAYRARASVKGQPWARARGERAMGIADADGDSDAWFESALGWHEQTLDRFEVARTRLAYGERLRRTGRRIDARVQLRAACEDFAELGASVWRARAATELTATGEHVRAPVGNAVDDLTPQELQVSVLLAEGRTTREAAAALFLSPKTIEYHLRKAYTKLGIGSRAELAQALAEVHRG from the coding sequence ATGCTGGTGGGTCGACAGGCCGAGCAGCAGGCGATCGATCGGCTCGGGGCTGCAGCGCGCCTGGGGACGAGCGGCGTGCTGGCTGTGCGTGGAGAGGCCGGCGTCGGCAAGACGGCGCTCCTCGAGGACGCCGTCTCGCGCCTCGACGGGATGCGCGTGCTGCGGGCGACCGGTCTGGAGTCCGAGCGCGAGATCCCCTTCGCCACTCTGCTGCAGTTGCTGCGGCCGGCGCTGGGCGCTCTCGACGGCATCCCGCCGATGCAGGCCGACGCCATATCCGCCGCTCTCGCCCTCCCCGGCGCCTCGGGCCCCGCCGATGGGCGTGACCGGTTCACGATCGGCGCGGCCGTGCTGAGCCTGGTCTGCCGATACGCCGAGGACGGACCGGTCGCTGTCGTCGTCGACGATCTGCACCTCGCCGACGAGCCTTCCTCGAACGCGCTCGTCTTCGCCGCGCGGCGGCTCGCCGCCGACCCTGTGGTGATTCTCTTCGGGGTGCGGAGTCCGGAAGGGGATGATCTCGTCGCCGATCGGCCGTCGCTCGCGTTGAGCGGGGTGGATCTCGACTCCGCCCGGACGATCCTCGAACACGCTCCCGGCGACGTGTCCGATGAGCAGGTGCGCCTGCTCCACCGCGCCACCGACGGCAATCCGCTCGCGATGCTGGAGCTGCGTGCCGCCGACCTCGATGTGGTCGAGAGCATCGAGACCGGTCTGCCCCTGCGGGTGCCGCGTGCGGTGATCGACGCGTTCGGCAGACGGCTCGCCGGATTGGATGCCGGCTGCCGTGCCGCGCTCCTGGTGGCCGCGGTGTGCGGCGCCGACCTCCGTTTCGTCGCGGACGCGTGCGAGGCGTACGGCGTGGATGTGGCGGAGCTCGACGCGGCGGACGACCTCGGTCTGATCGCCGTGCGTGACGGGCGCATCGCATTCCGGCATCCGCTCCTGCGCGCCGCGGTGTACTCGGGAGCGTCCGCGCACGCGCGCCGGGCCGCGCACCGCGCCGCTGCCGACGCCGCACCGTCGGGAGACGTCGACCGCAGGGCGTGGCACCTCTCGGAGGCGACCTCGCACCCCGACGCGGCGATCGCCGAGCTGCTCTCGGTGGCCGGTGACCACGCCGCCTCGCGCGCCGCTTACTCGGTGGCCTCGGGTGCATTCGAGCGCGCAGCGCGGCTGACGCCCGACGCGGGCGCGCGGTCGGCGCGGCTGCTGAAGGCCGCGGATGCCGCATGGGAGGCGGGCGACGGGGAGCGCGCGGTCGCACTGCTCGACAGGCGCGGACACGATGCCGCTCCCAGCGCGGCCGGAAGCGCCCCCGTCGACGGCATCCGCGCGACCGAGCTGCGCGCCTCGGTCGCGGCCCGCACCGGCTCGCTGCGGGAGGCCCTCGACATCCTGCTGCGTGCTGCCGACCACGCGACGTCGGCGGACGCCGCGACCGTCGCACTGGCGGATGCCGTGCATGCCACGTACTACCTCGGCGACGCACGGACCGCCTCGACCCTCGCCGACCGGATCGCCGATCTGCGGCCCGATGTGAGCACGACGCGGGCGCGGGCGCTCGGGCTCATGGCGTCGGGAATGGCGAAGACGCTCGCCGGGCGCGGCGGCGCAGACGAGATCCGCGCTGCCGTTCCGCTTCTCGAGGGCGATCCGGAGCTGGGACGGGACCCTCGCCGCCTTTCGTGGCTGATGCTCGCACCCCTATATCTGCGCGACACCACCAGCGGAGTGCGACTGCGCGCGCTCGTGGACGAGGTGCGGGGCGCCACCGGGATCGGCGCGCTGCCGGCCCTGCTCTTCCATGTCGCGGTCGATCAGGCGACGACGGCGGCGTCGTGGGTGCGGGCCGAGGCGAACTTCACCGAGGCCATCCGTCTCGCGACCGACACAGGACAGACCACCGAGCGGGCGATGTCGCTCGCGGGCCTGGCACGACTCGATTCCCGCGCCGGGAAGGCCGACGCGTGTCGCACCCACGGCGAGGAGGCGCGCGCGCAATGCGCCGCCCGCGACATCCATGTGGGCGAGGCCTGGGTGGGGCACGCCCTCGGCGATCTCGAGCTCTCGCTGGGACGACCCGAGCTGGCGGCGGACCTCTTCGCGGAGCTGATCGCCCTGCTCGGACGCCTCGGGCTGGACGATGTCGACCTCTCCCCCGGGCCCGAGTACTGCGACGCACTGGTGCGCGTGGGACGCAGGAGCGAGGCGCTGGCGATCGCCGCCGCATACCGCGCCCGAGCGTCGGTGAAGGGACAGCCGTGGGCGCGCGCCCGCGGCGAGCGCGCGATGGGGATCGCCGATGCAGACGGCGACTCCGACGCCTGGTTCGAGTCGGCGCTCGGCTGGCACGAGCAGACGCTCGACCGGTTCGAGGTGGCCCGCACCCGCCTCGCTTACGGCGAGCGCCTCCGCAGGACGGGACGGCGGATCGACGCGCGCGTGCAGCTGCGCGCGGCATGCGAGGACTTCGCCGAGCTCGGCGCATCCGTATGGCGCGCCCGCGCCGCGACCGAGCTCACCGCGACCGGCGAACACGTCCGCGCCCCCGTAGGGAACGCTGTCGATGACCTCACGCCGCAGGAACTCCAGGTCAGCGTGCTGCTCGCAGAGGGCCGCACGACCCGCGAGGCGGCGGCCGCCCTGTTCCTCAGCCCGAAGACCATCGAGTACCACCTGCGGAAGGCCTACACGAAGCTCGGGATCGGCTCACGCGCCGAGCTGGCGCAGGCGCTCGCTGAGGTGCATCGCGGATGA
- a CDS encoding LLM class flavin-dependent oxidoreductase — protein sequence MQRFGTLSFGHYGPLGGGRHLTAADSMLQAIDLAQGMDDLGVNGAYFRVHHFARQQASPMPLLAAIAARTRSIEVGTGVIDMRYENPLYLAEEAAAVDLISGGRLALGVSRGSPETVVRGYEAFGYTGSDDPRGADIAREHFDLFLRAIEGEGLAERDASSPFGGGTGLQRIEPHSPGLRSRVWWGAGNRDSAEWAGRTGVNLMSSTLLTSADGRPFDILQAEQIDGFRAAWRDAGHQGEPRVSVSRSIFPITTAEERMYFGGRQDGDQIGVIDGIRSTFGKTYAGEPDELVEQLKEDAAIASADTLMLTIPSQLGVEFNLRMIESFAKHVAPALDWQPARA from the coding sequence ATGCAGCGATTCGGCACCCTCTCGTTCGGACACTACGGCCCGCTGGGCGGCGGGCGGCACCTCACCGCCGCCGACTCTATGCTGCAGGCGATCGACCTCGCCCAGGGGATGGATGACCTCGGCGTGAACGGCGCCTACTTCCGCGTGCACCACTTCGCGCGCCAGCAGGCATCGCCCATGCCGTTGCTCGCCGCCATCGCGGCGCGCACGCGGAGCATCGAGGTCGGCACCGGCGTGATCGACATGCGGTACGAGAACCCGCTCTACCTGGCCGAGGAAGCCGCCGCCGTAGACCTCATCTCGGGCGGCCGGCTCGCGCTCGGCGTGAGCCGCGGCTCACCCGAGACCGTCGTGCGCGGCTACGAGGCGTTCGGGTACACGGGATCGGACGACCCGCGGGGCGCCGACATCGCCCGGGAGCACTTCGATCTCTTCCTCCGCGCGATCGAGGGCGAAGGCCTCGCCGAGCGCGACGCCTCGTCGCCGTTCGGCGGTGGCACGGGACTGCAGCGCATCGAGCCGCACTCACCCGGGCTGCGCTCGCGCGTGTGGTGGGGCGCCGGCAACCGCGACTCCGCCGAGTGGGCGGGCCGCACGGGAGTGAACCTGATGTCGTCGACGCTGCTGACCTCCGCGGACGGACGGCCGTTCGACATCCTCCAGGCGGAGCAGATCGACGGCTTCCGCGCCGCGTGGCGGGACGCGGGCCATCAGGGCGAACCGCGTGTGTCGGTGAGTCGTTCGATCTTCCCGATCACCACCGCCGAGGAGCGCATGTACTTCGGCGGCCGCCAGGACGGCGACCAGATCGGGGTCATCGACGGCATCCGCTCCACCTTCGGCAAGACCTATGCCGGCGAGCCCGACGAGCTCGTAGAGCAGCTCAAGGAGGACGCGGCCATCGCCTCGGCCGACACCCTGATGCTGACCATCCCCAGCCAGCTCGGCGTGGAGTTCAACCTGCGCATGATCGAGTCGTTCGCAAAGCACGTCGCCCCCGCATTGGACTGGCAGCCGGCCCGCGCCTGA
- a CDS encoding SPW repeat protein, translating to MNKWTRWEDWVAVVVGLVAAVAALLMPAMGASMPWMLIVGILLIAAGVMNLAMPGMVAMEYVQLALGAVLFVAPWLGGYASMDSAAAWICWIGGAVAVVVAALAIRPAMHMHDHSLPH from the coding sequence ATGAACAAGTGGACTCGTTGGGAGGACTGGGTCGCCGTGGTCGTGGGCCTCGTCGCCGCCGTGGCGGCGCTGCTCATGCCGGCGATGGGCGCCTCCATGCCATGGATGCTGATCGTCGGCATCCTGCTGATCGCCGCCGGCGTCATGAACCTCGCGATGCCGGGAATGGTCGCGATGGAGTACGTGCAGCTCGCGCTCGGTGCGGTGCTGTTCGTCGCTCCGTGGCTGGGCGGCTACGCCAGCATGGATTCCGCAGCCGCCTGGATCTGCTGGATCGGCGGGGCGGTCGCGGTGGTCGTCGCGGCACTCGCCATCCGGCCGGCCATGCACATGCACGACCATTCTCTCCCGCACTGA